In Nymphalis io chromosome 13, ilAglIoxx1.1, whole genome shotgun sequence, one genomic interval encodes:
- the LOC126772711 gene encoding trypsin-7-like: MWKCFLFFVFAAVTFTSTQGDILRDTRGVFSKNFFGGVWGNRPPLLESNQPRTTCTCKCGERNEVSRIVGGEEASINEFPWMAKLSYFKRFYCGGMTINDRYVLTAAHCVKGFMWFMIKVTFGEHNRCNATQRPETRFVIRAIANKFSLTNFDNDIALLRLNEKILMSVAIKPICLPTDSTNLYVGVKAVASGWGTLTEEGKVSCTLQEVEVPVISNQECRNTKYTANMITNNMLCAGYPKTGQKDSCQGDSGGPLITERKHDKRYELIGVVSWGNGCARMGYPGVYTRVTNYLDWIRENTKDACYCNE; encoded by the exons ATGTGGAAGTGCTTTCTTTTCTTTGTATTTGCAGCCGTAACTTTCACTTCTACTCAg ggGGATATTTTGCGGGACACACGTGGCGTGTTCTCGAAGAATTTCTTCGGTGGTGTTTGGGGCAATCGACCACCTTTGCTGGAATCCAACCAGCCGAGGACAACATGCACTTGTA AATGCGGTGAAAGAAATGAAGTATCTCGTATCGTTGGCGGTGAAGAGGCCAGTATCAATGAGTTCCCATGGATGGCGAAGTTATCGTATTTTAAGCGGTTTTACTGTGGAGGGATGACTATTAATGACCGATATGTGCTTACAGCTGCGCATTGTGTTAAAgg cttTATGTGGTTTATGATAAAGGTTACATTCGGCGAGCACAACCGTTGCAATGCGACCCAGAGGCCGGAGACTCGCTTCGTTATCCGTGCTATTGCAAATAAGTTTAGTCTAACAAACTTCGACAATGACATCGCGTTGTTACGACTAAATGAGAAGATTCTCATGTCAGTCGCCATCAAGCCGATATGCTTGCCAACCGATAGCA CAAATCTGTACGTGGGAGTCAAGGCAGTTGCTTCTGGATGGGGGACTTTGACAGAAGAAGGCAAGGTATCCTGCACGTTGCAAGAAGTAGAGGTGCCAGTAATAAGCAACCAGGAGTGTCGAAACACAAAGTATACAGCCAACATGATTACGAATAATATGTTGTGCGCAGGGTACCCTAAAACCGGACAGAAGGATTCTTGTCAG GGTGACAGTGGCGGGCCGCTCATCACTGAGAGAAAGCACGACAAGCGGTACGAGCTAATAG GTGTCGTGTCATGGGGTAACGGATGTGCTCGGATGGGCTACCCCGGGGTATATACGAGGGTCACCAACTATTTAGACTGGATTCGAGAGAACACGAAAGACGCTTGCTACTGCAACGAATGA
- the LOC126772707 gene encoding trypsin-1-like isoform X2 — MCPWRSVAIFCVLLILALSEARKINPQDAILDNHVSTGNRSSRFLFDSFFGLEVPLLEEQSVEDDEEDLQVRNCSCECSGPNQENRIVGGVAAGLNRYPWMARLVYDGQFHCGASLLTKEYVLTAAHCVRKLKRSKIRVILGDHDQTITTESAAIMRAVTAIVRHRSFDAESYNNDIALLKLRKPVTFSKIIKPVCLPPASVDPSGKEGIVVGWGRTSEGGQLPAIVQEVRVPILSLTQCRGMKYRASRITNNMLCAGRASTDSCQGDSGGPLLLQQGDKFQIVGIVSWGVGCGRPGYPGVYTRITRYLPWLRANLRDTCLCGT, encoded by the exons ATGTGCCCATGGAGATCAGTGGCTATATTTTGTGTGCTCCTTATATTAGCTCTTTCAGAGGCTAGGAAAATAAATCCACAGGACGCTATACTTGATAACcat GTATCCACTGGGAACAGATCATCACGATTTCTTTTCGACTCTTTCTTCGGCTTGGAGGTACCTCTCTTAGAGGAGCAGAGCGTGGAAGATGACGAAGAAGACCTTCAGGTCAGGAACTGCTCGTGTG AATGCAGTGGGCCGAACCAGGAGAATCGTATAGTAGGCGGCGTAGCAGCAGGTCTCAACCGGTACCCGTGGATGGCACGGCTGGTTTATGATGGTCAGTTCCACTGTGGGGCATCATTATTGACGAAGGAGTATGTTTTGACAGCGGCTCATTGTGTTAGGAA ACTTAAACGATCCAAAATTCGAGTGATTCTGGGTGACCACGACCAAACGATAACGACGGAAAGCGCTGCTATCATGAGAGCAGTCACTGCCATCGTCCGACACCGCAGCTTCGATGCTGAGTCCTACAACAACGACATTGCTTTGTTAAAACTTCGGAAACCCGTCACCTTCTCGAAAATCATCAAACCAGTGTGTCTTCCACCAGCGA GCGTAGATCCATCAGGGAAGGAAGGCATTGTAGTTGGCTGGGGACGTACGTCTGAAGGTGGTCAGTTACCTGCCATCGTGCAGGAGGTGCGTGTTCCGATCCTATCGCTTACGCAGTGTCGTGGCATGAAGTATCGAGCCTCACGCATTACTAACAACATG ctttgCGCGGGTCGAGCTTCAACGGATTCCTGTCAAGGTGATAGTGGCGGGCCGTTGTTGTTACAACAAGGAGATAAATTTCAGATTGTGG GTATTGTTTCATGGGGTGTGGGGTGTGGTAGACCTGGCTATCCCGGCGTGTACACTCGAATAACTCGCTACCTCCCCTGGTTGAGAGCGAATTTACGAGACACGTGTCTCTgtggtacataa
- the LOC126772707 gene encoding trypsin-1-like isoform X1 — protein MCPWRSVAIFCVLLILALSEARKINPQDAILDNHVSTGNRSSRFLFDSFFGLEVPLLEEQSVEDDEEDLQVRNCSCECGKANPLPRKIECSGPNQENRIVGGVAAGLNRYPWMARLVYDGQFHCGASLLTKEYVLTAAHCVRKLKRSKIRVILGDHDQTITTESAAIMRAVTAIVRHRSFDAESYNNDIALLKLRKPVTFSKIIKPVCLPPASVDPSGKEGIVVGWGRTSEGGQLPAIVQEVRVPILSLTQCRGMKYRASRITNNMLCAGRASTDSCQGDSGGPLLLQQGDKFQIVGIVSWGVGCGRPGYPGVYTRITRYLPWLRANLRDTCLCGT, from the exons ATGTGCCCATGGAGATCAGTGGCTATATTTTGTGTGCTCCTTATATTAGCTCTTTCAGAGGCTAGGAAAATAAATCCACAGGACGCTATACTTGATAACcat GTATCCACTGGGAACAGATCATCACGATTTCTTTTCGACTCTTTCTTCGGCTTGGAGGTACCTCTCTTAGAGGAGCAGAGCGTGGAAGATGACGAAGAAGACCTTCAGGTCAGGAACTGCTCGTGTG AGTGCGGAAAAGCGAATCCACTTCCTAGAAAGATAG AATGCAGTGGGCCGAACCAGGAGAATCGTATAGTAGGCGGCGTAGCAGCAGGTCTCAACCGGTACCCGTGGATGGCACGGCTGGTTTATGATGGTCAGTTCCACTGTGGGGCATCATTATTGACGAAGGAGTATGTTTTGACAGCGGCTCATTGTGTTAGGAA ACTTAAACGATCCAAAATTCGAGTGATTCTGGGTGACCACGACCAAACGATAACGACGGAAAGCGCTGCTATCATGAGAGCAGTCACTGCCATCGTCCGACACCGCAGCTTCGATGCTGAGTCCTACAACAACGACATTGCTTTGTTAAAACTTCGGAAACCCGTCACCTTCTCGAAAATCATCAAACCAGTGTGTCTTCCACCAGCGA GCGTAGATCCATCAGGGAAGGAAGGCATTGTAGTTGGCTGGGGACGTACGTCTGAAGGTGGTCAGTTACCTGCCATCGTGCAGGAGGTGCGTGTTCCGATCCTATCGCTTACGCAGTGTCGTGGCATGAAGTATCGAGCCTCACGCATTACTAACAACATG ctttgCGCGGGTCGAGCTTCAACGGATTCCTGTCAAGGTGATAGTGGCGGGCCGTTGTTGTTACAACAAGGAGATAAATTTCAGATTGTGG GTATTGTTTCATGGGGTGTGGGGTGTGGTAGACCTGGCTATCCCGGCGTGTACACTCGAATAACTCGCTACCTCCCCTGGTTGAGAGCGAATTTACGAGACACGTGTCTCTgtggtacataa
- the LOC126772971 gene encoding transmembrane protease serine 9-like has translation MILYLFCFLWCVSIGAGDTLTKGLLRVTDEYYAYGQHSESQLPPCRDCSCGERNEEPRVVGGSMSDLNAFPWIARLIYHNSFGCGASLINDRYVISAAHCVRGFMWFMFRVKFGEHNRCDRKTTPVIRHVVKMYVHNFTIAELTNDISLLLLSQPMKYSHAIRPVCLPKNVHNLYSGAQATVAGWGAMGETGNWSCTLLEADLPVLSNEQCQNTKYNKTKIKDVMMCAGFPETAHKDACTGDSGGPLINENSEHAYDLIGIVSWGYGCARKGYPGVYTRVTKYLDWIRDNTEDGCYCLKMWNISAVLLLFACCGTIAQCGEIVNIKKENLTIYEAPNSESKVDKNDGCNCRCGERNEASRIVGGVETAVNEFPWVARLTYFNKFYCGGMLINDRYVLTAAHCVKGLMWFMIKVTLGEHNRCNKTHRPETRFVVNVVAHNFTYLTFRDDIAVLKLNEKVQISDTVKPVCLPRSDDNQYEGVKAIAVGWGSIGEQKNHSCNLLDVELPVLSNKECRNTKYESTMIADNMLCAGYPKEGKRDTCQGDSGGPLSAERGDKRYELLGVVSWGIGCGRQGYPGVYTRVTKYLDWIKNNSRHGCFCSD, from the exons atgattttatatttgttttgttttctttggtGCGTGTCTATCGGTGCTGGGGATACGTTGACTAAG GGCTTGCTTAGAGTTACTGACGAATATTATGCGTACGGACAACATTCAGAAAGTCAGTTGCCGCCTTGTAGAGACTGTA GTTGCGGTGAGCGCAATGAAGAGCCTCGTGTGGTTGGCGGTTCTATGTCCGACTTGAATGCCTTTCCTTGGATAGCTCGTCTCATCTACCACAATTCCTTTGGATGCGGAGCGTCCCTCATTAATGACAGATATGTTATCTCTGCAGCTCATTGTGTTAGAGG GTTTATGTGGTTCATGTTTCGAGTGAAATTCGGTGAACATAATCGTTGTGACCGCAAGACTACACCTGTTATTCGTCATGTAGTGAAGATGTACGTCCACAACTTTACAATAGCTGAATTAACAAATGACATTTCTCTGTTGCTTCTAAGTCAGCCCATGAAGTATTCTCATGCTATCAGACCTGTCTGCCTACCTAAGAACG tGCATAACTTATATTCCGGTGCACAAGCCACTGTCGCAGGATGGGGTGCGATGGGTGAGACCGGCAACTGGTCTTGTACCCTACTCGAGGCAGATCTACCAGTTCTTAGTAATGAGCAGTGTCAAAACACGAAGTATAACAAGACGAAGATAAAGGATGTTATGATGTGTGCAGGGTTTCCAGAAACTGCACATAAGGACGCTTGCACC GGAGACAGCGGGGGACctcttattaatgaaaatagcGAGCATGCTTATGATTTGATTG GTATAGTATCATGGGGCTATGGATGTGCAAGGAAAGGTTACCCAGGGGTGTATACCAGAGTGACTAAGTACTTGGATTGGATTCGAGACAATACCGAAGACGGCTGTTATTGt TTAAAAATGTGGAACATTAGTGCGGTGCTTTTATTATTCGCGTGCTGCGGGACAATT gcCCAGTGTGGGGAAATTGTCAATATTAAGAAAGAAAATTTGACCATTTATGAGGCGCCTAACAGTGAAAGTAAAGTTGATAAGAATGATGGATGTAATTGTc GTTGCGGTGAACGAAATGAAGCCTCCCGTATAGTTGGTGGCGTAGAAACTGCTGTGAACGAATTCCCTTGGGTGGCGAGATTGACGTATTTCAACAAATTTTATTGTGGCGGTATGCTTATTAATGACAGATATGTCTTGACAGCAGCGCATTGCGTTAAAGG ATTAATGTGGTTCATGATAAAAGTGACTTTGGGAGAACATAATCGCTGCAATAAGACTCATAGACCGGAAACCCGTTTTGTTGTGAACGTGGTGGCCCATAACTTTACATATCTGACGTTTAGGGACGATATagctgttttaaaattaaatgaaaaagtcCAAATATCTGACACGGTTAAGCCTGTATGCCTCCCACGCAGTGATG atAATCAATACGAAGGAGTCAAAGCAATAGCTGTTGGATGGGGTTCTATCGGAGAGCAGAAGAATCACTCTTGCAATCTATTAGACGTAGAACTACCAGTTCTAAGTAACAAAGAATGTAGAAATACCAAGTATGAATCCACCATGATTGCTGATAATATGCTCTGCGCTGGATATCCTAAAGAAGGAAAGCGGGATACCTGTCAG GGGGACAGTGGCGGACCATTGTCCGCAGAAAGAGGAGATAAGCGCTATGAACTATTAG GCGTTGTTTCATGGGGTATCGGTTGCGGTAGACAAGGCTACCCTGGCGTTTATACCAGAGTCACCAAGTACTTGGACTGGATTAAGAATAATTCGCGGCACGGCTGTTTCTGCTctgactaa